One region of Prochlorococcus marinus str. GP2 genomic DNA includes:
- a CDS encoding branched-chain amino acid transaminase: protein MHEFLPYAWFEGKCIPFKEAKISIATHALHYGTAAFGGMRAIPNPTNKEEFLLFRTDKHIKRLSQSAKLLLTDISEEYIFKAIEEVIKRNKPEKPIYIRPFVYTSDLGIAPRLHNIETDFFMYCIELGDYLSPDGVSCRMSSWTRQEDRSLPLRGKISGAYITSSLAKTEASLSGFDEALLLNSSGKVSEASGMNLFIVRNGDLITPGVDQDILEGITRASVIELAKSFGINVIERPVDKTELLIADEVFLTGTAAKITPVKKIESSELNGERPIMNKLKSKLIEITEGRSQDYDNWVTRISLK from the coding sequence ATGCATGAATTTCTTCCATACGCCTGGTTCGAAGGTAAATGTATTCCATTTAAAGAAGCAAAAATATCTATAGCTACTCATGCACTACATTATGGTACCGCTGCATTTGGAGGAATGCGAGCGATACCTAACCCTACAAATAAAGAAGAATTCCTTTTATTTAGAACTGATAAACACATAAAAAGATTATCTCAAAGTGCAAAATTACTCTTAACTGATATTTCTGAAGAATATATTTTTAAAGCCATAGAGGAAGTTATAAAAAGAAATAAGCCAGAAAAGCCTATTTATATTAGACCATTCGTATATACAAGCGATTTAGGTATAGCTCCAAGGTTACACAATATTGAAACAGATTTCTTTATGTATTGTATTGAACTAGGAGATTATCTATCCCCAGATGGAGTTTCTTGTAGAATGAGTAGTTGGACTAGACAAGAAGATAGATCTCTCCCATTAAGAGGAAAAATAAGTGGGGCTTATATTACTAGTTCTTTAGCTAAAACAGAAGCTAGTTTATCGGGTTTTGATGAAGCCTTGTTATTAAATTCAAGTGGTAAGGTAAGCGAAGCTAGTGGTATGAATTTATTTATTGTAAGAAATGGAGACTTAATCACTCCTGGTGTGGATCAAGATATCCTTGAAGGGATTACTAGAGCAAGTGTAATTGAATTAGCAAAATCTTTTGGAATAAATGTAATTGAAAGGCCTGTTGATAAAACAGAATTATTAATAGCAGATGAAGTTTTTTTAACTGGTACAGCAGCAAAAATTACACCAGTTAAAAAAATTGAATCAAGTGAATTAAATGGTGAAAGACCAATAATGAATAAATTAAAAAGTAAGCTTATAGAAATAACAGAAGGTCGTTCTCAAGACTATGATAATTGGGTAACAAGAATTTCTCTAAAATAA
- the metH gene encoding methionine synthase, whose translation MESFRTYLNRDEKPLIIFDGGTGTSFQNLNLTADDFGGKELEGCNENLVLSSPKVVEKVHNSFLAAGCHVIETNTFGASSIVLDEYDIADKAYEINKNAALIAKKAAAKYASVDKPRFVAGSIGPTTKLPTLGHIHFDELKQSYKEQIYGLTDGGVDLLLIETCQDVLQIKSALLASKEVLDSKNIDIPIMVSITMETTGTMLVGSDIASALTILEPFNIDILGLNCATGPEQMKEHIKYLSENSPFAISCIPNAGLPENIGGVAHYRLKPIELKMQLMNFIYDFKVQLIGGCCGTTPEHIKYLSSIIDEITYDERSNKLGNNNLSSYIPSASSIYNSVPYKQDNSILIVGERLNASGSKKVRELLNNDDWDGLVSIAKQQQKENAHVLDVNVDYVGRDGVKDMKEITSRLVTNINLPLMIDSTDADKMESGLKSAGGKCIINSTNYEDGNERFDQVLNLALGYGSGLVVGTIDEDGMARNADKKYNIVKRALNRTRECGLSDYELFFDPLALPISTGIEEDRLNAKETITAISKIRENFPDIHIILGISNISFGLSPLSRINLNSIFLDECIKAGLDSAIIAPNKILPLSKISEETKKLCLDLIYDKREFEDDICIYDPLVELTKAFQDLSIQDFKKASIENKNLTLEESLKNHIIDGEKIGLEDQLNKALKKYKPLEIINTFLLDGMKVVGDLFGSGQMQLPFVLQSAETMKFAVSILEPYMETVDENISNGKLLIATVKGDVHDIGKNLVDIILTNNGYDVINLGIKQDVSAIIDAQKKHNADCIAMSGLLVKSTAFMKDNLEAFNNEDITVPVILGGAALTPKFVNEDCSKIYKGKILYGKDAFTDLKFMNEYMDNKKKGNWSNTEGFINNEGININLASSKSNSQAVKKSIPIDKETSKLNLKENFTRSKFINEEEPIQAPFLGTKVLKDDDIDLNKLIFYLDRKALFSGQWQIKKGKNQSVDEYNNYLDSYAKPMLDKWLDTIIEKKLISPKAVYGYFRCGRKDNSILLFDDKSLNKISQFNFPRQKSGNNLCISDFYCDLKNDKPIDIFPMQAVTMGDIASEYSQKLFKEDRYSDYLIFHGLTVQLAEALAEYVHALIRIECGFRTEEPDKNREILAQKYRGARYSFGYPACPKVSDSNIQLSLLDAKRINLTMDESEQLHPEQSTTAIISLHSKAKYFSA comes from the coding sequence ATGGAATCTTTCAGAACCTATTTAAATAGAGATGAAAAGCCATTAATAATTTTTGACGGAGGTACTGGAACATCTTTTCAGAACTTAAATCTTACTGCCGACGACTTTGGAGGAAAAGAATTAGAGGGTTGTAATGAAAACCTTGTTTTATCCTCACCAAAGGTCGTTGAAAAGGTTCATAATTCATTCTTAGCAGCTGGTTGTCATGTTATAGAAACTAATACTTTTGGAGCCTCATCAATAGTTCTTGATGAATATGATATTGCGGATAAGGCCTATGAGATAAATAAAAATGCTGCATTAATAGCCAAAAAGGCTGCTGCCAAATATGCATCAGTAGATAAGCCAAGGTTTGTTGCTGGCTCAATTGGACCAACTACTAAATTACCCACGTTAGGGCATATACATTTTGATGAATTAAAGCAATCATATAAAGAACAAATATATGGTCTTACAGATGGAGGAGTTGATCTTCTTTTAATTGAAACTTGTCAAGATGTATTACAAATTAAATCTGCCTTATTAGCTTCTAAAGAAGTACTTGATAGTAAAAATATAGATATACCTATAATGGTTTCAATAACAATGGAAACAACAGGTACTATGCTTGTTGGATCTGACATCGCCTCTGCATTAACAATATTAGAACCATTTAACATAGATATCCTTGGACTGAATTGTGCAACTGGTCCAGAACAAATGAAAGAACATATTAAATATTTATCTGAAAATTCTCCTTTCGCTATTAGCTGTATTCCCAATGCAGGACTTCCTGAAAATATTGGTGGTGTTGCTCACTACAGATTAAAGCCAATAGAATTGAAGATGCAGTTAATGAATTTTATATATGACTTTAAAGTTCAATTAATAGGTGGATGTTGTGGAACAACACCTGAACATATTAAATATCTTTCTTCAATAATCGATGAAATTACTTATGACGAAAGGTCTAACAAACTTGGTAATAACAATTTAAGTAGTTATATTCCTTCTGCATCATCAATATATAATTCTGTACCGTACAAACAAGACAATTCTATTTTGATTGTAGGAGAAAGATTAAATGCAAGTGGATCTAAAAAGGTAAGGGAGTTATTAAATAACGACGATTGGGATGGACTAGTTTCAATTGCCAAGCAACAACAAAAAGAAAATGCACACGTTCTTGATGTGAATGTTGATTATGTGGGGAGAGACGGAGTGAAAGATATGAAAGAAATAACTTCAAGACTAGTCACCAATATAAATTTGCCATTAATGATTGACTCTACAGATGCTGACAAAATGGAAAGTGGATTAAAGTCAGCTGGTGGTAAATGTATTATAAATTCAACCAATTACGAAGATGGCAATGAAAGATTTGATCAAGTACTAAATTTAGCCTTAGGGTATGGTTCAGGTCTTGTTGTAGGAACTATTGATGAAGATGGAATGGCAAGGAATGCAGATAAAAAATATAACATTGTAAAACGAGCGCTTAATAGAACTAGAGAATGTGGCTTGTCAGATTATGAGCTATTTTTTGATCCATTAGCTCTGCCAATATCTACTGGGATAGAAGAAGATAGATTAAACGCTAAAGAAACAATTACTGCTATATCAAAAATTCGTGAAAATTTCCCAGATATTCACATCATACTGGGGATATCAAACATTAGTTTTGGTCTTTCACCATTATCAAGAATTAATCTAAATTCAATATTTTTAGATGAATGCATTAAAGCAGGATTGGATTCTGCTATCATCGCACCAAATAAAATTTTGCCATTATCAAAAATTTCTGAAGAAACTAAAAAGCTTTGCTTAGATTTGATATATGACAAAAGAGAATTTGAAGATGATATTTGTATTTATGATCCATTAGTAGAATTAACAAAGGCTTTTCAAGATTTATCTATTCAAGATTTTAAAAAAGCATCTATAGAAAATAAAAACCTAACTCTGGAAGAAAGTCTAAAAAACCATATTATTGATGGAGAAAAAATAGGTTTAGAGGATCAATTAAATAAAGCTTTAAAAAAATATAAACCTCTTGAAATAATTAATACTTTTTTACTTGATGGGATGAAAGTTGTAGGAGATTTATTTGGTTCAGGTCAAATGCAATTGCCATTTGTACTCCAATCAGCAGAAACAATGAAATTTGCTGTTTCAATTTTAGAACCATATATGGAAACTGTAGATGAAAACATATCAAATGGAAAACTCTTAATTGCAACTGTCAAAGGCGATGTTCATGATATCGGAAAAAATTTGGTTGATATAATACTTACAAATAATGGTTATGACGTTATAAATCTTGGAATAAAGCAAGATGTTTCGGCAATTATAGATGCACAAAAGAAGCACAATGCAGATTGCATCGCTATGAGCGGATTACTTGTTAAATCAACTGCTTTTATGAAAGATAATTTAGAGGCCTTTAATAATGAAGATATTACTGTACCAGTAATATTAGGAGGCGCAGCCTTAACCCCAAAATTTGTAAATGAGGACTGCAGCAAAATATATAAGGGGAAAATATTGTACGGAAAAGATGCGTTCACTGATCTTAAATTTATGAATGAATATATGGATAATAAAAAAAAGGGTAATTGGTCAAATACAGAGGGGTTCATTAACAATGAGGGGATAAATATTAATTTAGCCTCATCAAAATCCAACTCTCAAGCTGTTAAAAAATCAATACCTATAGATAAAGAGACTTCTAAATTAAATTTAAAAGAAAATTTTACAAGATCTAAATTTATAAATGAAGAAGAACCAATTCAAGCTCCTTTCTTGGGAACGAAAGTCTTGAAAGACGATGATATAGATTTAAATAAGTTAATTTTTTATTTAGATAGAAAGGCTCTTTTTAGCGGACAATGGCAAATAAAAAAAGGAAAAAACCAAAGCGTAGATGAATACAATAACTATTTGGATTCATACGCTAAACCAATGTTAGATAAATGGTTAGATACAATTATAGAAAAAAAACTTATCTCACCCAAAGCAGTATATGGATATTTCAGATGCGGGAGAAAAGATAATAGCATCTTATTATTTGATGATAAATCATTAAATAAAATTTCCCAATTTAATTTTCCAAGACAAAAATCTGGGAATAATTTATGCATATCTGATTTCTATTGTGATTTAAAAAATGATAAACCGATAGATATATTTCCTATGCAGGCAGTTACGATGGGGGATATTGCTAGTGAATATTCTCAAAAATTATTTAAAGAAGATAGATATAGCGATTATTTAATATTTCATGGACTTACAGTTCAATTAGCAGAAGCTCTGGCTGAGTATGTCCATGCATTAATTCGCATTGAATGTGGTTTTAGGACTGAAGAACCAGACAAAAATAGAGAAATACTAGCTCAAAAATATAGAGGTGCTAGATATTCTTTTGGTTATCCTGCATGTCCAAAAGTATCTGATTCAAACATACAATTATCATTGTTGGATGCAAAAAGAATAAACTTGACCATGGATGAATCTGAACAACTTCACCCAGAACAAAGTACTACAGCTATCATTTCACTACACTCAAAAGCTAAATATTTCAGCGCTTAA
- a CDS encoding DUF2237 family protein, with protein sequence MTINNQNQLNVLGEKIEICSCAPMTGWFRDGFCNYDKNDGGNHSICCVMDDNFLKYSKSQGNDLITPMPIYSFPGLKDGDHWCICLDRWKQALLDGLAPKVILESTNIVVLESVPLEKLKEYQFNKK encoded by the coding sequence ATGACCATAAATAATCAAAATCAGTTAAATGTCTTAGGAGAAAAAATTGAGATTTGTAGTTGCGCACCTATGACAGGGTGGTTCAGAGATGGATTTTGCAACTATGACAAAAATGATGGAGGGAATCATTCCATATGTTGTGTAATGGATGATAATTTCCTGAAATATAGTAAATCACAAGGTAATGATTTAATAACTCCCATGCCTATTTATTCATTCCCAGGGCTAAAGGATGGTGATCATTGGTGTATTTGTCTAGATAGGTGGAAGCAAGCATTATTAGACGGTCTTGCACCAAAAGTCATATTAGAATCAACAAATATTGTAGTCTTAGAATCAGTACCTCTGGAAAAATTGAAAGAATATCAATTTAATAAAAAGTAA
- a CDS encoding ATP adenylyltransferase, whose translation MSLEIYWKKALEQTRLSIDDESLYPLKTDIITRDLYEKDDFIIRKLDTSKFNKKKIYGPKQNPFCPWEKILEIDKIGDYHQLILNKYPVQKGHILLITNEWKPQNGWLDIKDWKAIQQVNKDTSGLWFFNSSPIAGASQPHRHFQLLRRSKGEVSCPREKWFLEMNSYQDIDSKLKKNIIVSKFNFLENPSCLFEFYLELCKKLGLGDPVNDKKPIYPYNILITNEWIAIIKRKNDHIHGFSINGLGFAGYLLVTENSNITYLKKFGPEKLLESFV comes from the coding sequence ATGAGTTTAGAAATATATTGGAAAAAAGCACTAGAACAAACTCGATTATCAATTGATGATGAATCATTATATCCTCTCAAAACTGATATTATTACAAGAGATTTATATGAAAAAGACGACTTCATAATTAGGAAACTCGATACTTCAAAATTTAATAAAAAAAAAATTTATGGTCCTAAGCAAAACCCATTTTGTCCATGGGAAAAGATACTAGAAATTGATAAAATTGGTGATTATCATCAACTTATATTAAATAAGTACCCTGTACAAAAAGGTCATATTTTACTTATTACAAATGAATGGAAACCTCAAAATGGATGGTTAGATATCAAAGATTGGAAAGCGATCCAACAAGTTAATAAAGATACTAGTGGATTATGGTTTTTCAATAGTTCTCCAATTGCGGGAGCAAGTCAACCTCACAGGCATTTTCAACTTCTGCGTAGATCTAAAGGTGAGGTATCATGCCCTAGAGAAAAGTGGTTTTTAGAGATGAACTCATATCAAGATATAGATAGTAAGCTTAAAAAAAATATTATTGTATCCAAATTTAATTTTTTAGAAAATCCATCATGTCTTTTTGAATTTTACTTAGAATTATGCAAGAAATTAGGACTTGGGGACCCTGTTAATGATAAGAAACCGATATATCCTTACAATATTTTAATAACTAATGAATGGATCGCTATCATAAAGAGAAAAAATGATCATATTCATGGTTTCAGTATTAACGGTTTAGGATTTGCAGGATATCTATTAGTAACTGAAAATTCAAATATCACATATTTAAAGAAATTTGGCCCTGAAAAACTTCTAGAAAGTTTCGTTTGA
- a CDS encoding molecular chaperone DnaJ produces MNIPENSNTKRISIDLPEELISRFDQLRKEWGFRARGPVIEKILKEVLQEDDLLPNNQQQEIDFNENNNIENSNIDEDTALVLIKSDVKKEVNEISLNKRFTNNNYNKEKANSNISLPNFVEKKVKNLRRSFNSEKLKENINDIQIKTIKETELIKCRIELISHWKTLYGSVPNEHVVEASMDWFERDIWPNLDGTENLPFTWSAANKLMSELCPFWIKKNPTLEIVLLMIGVLEDPFATSDLINRIPTLMRRFVSRFKRKNRSNSFETLDSTMTVHGALKLLNLSTSAGSAHTFRKIREAYKSIALETHPDAGGSTDQMRKLNEAYQLLKNLYRN; encoded by the coding sequence TTGAATATTCCTGAAAATTCAAATACAAAAAGAATTTCAATTGATTTACCTGAGGAACTAATTTCCAGGTTTGATCAACTAAGAAAAGAGTGGGGATTTAGAGCAAGAGGACCTGTAATAGAAAAGATACTTAAAGAAGTTCTTCAAGAAGATGATTTACTACCAAATAACCAACAGCAAGAAATAGACTTTAACGAGAACAATAATATTGAAAATTCAAATATTGATGAAGATACTGCATTGGTATTAATTAAATCAGACGTAAAAAAAGAAGTTAATGAGATATCTTTGAATAAAAGATTTACAAATAACAATTATAATAAAGAAAAAGCCAACTCAAACATAAGCCTTCCCAATTTTGTTGAAAAAAAAGTAAAGAATCTAAGAAGAAGTTTTAATAGTGAAAAATTAAAAGAGAATATTAATGATATTCAAATTAAAACAATTAAAGAAACTGAATTAATAAAATGTCGAATTGAGTTAATAAGTCATTGGAAAACCTTATATGGATCAGTTCCTAATGAACATGTAGTAGAAGCTTCAATGGATTGGTTTGAAAGGGATATATGGCCAAACCTTGATGGAACTGAAAATCTACCCTTTACGTGGAGTGCAGCCAATAAATTAATGTCAGAATTATGCCCATTTTGGATAAAGAAAAATCCAACACTTGAAATTGTTTTATTAATGATTGGAGTTTTAGAAGACCCTTTTGCTACATCTGATCTGATAAATAGAATACCAACACTTATGAGAAGGTTTGTAAGTAGATTTAAGCGAAAAAATAGGTCAAATTCATTTGAAACTTTGGACTCAACAATGACAGTACATGGTGCACTTAAATTATTGAATTTATCAACATCAGCAGGATCAGCTCATACGTTCCGTAAAATTAGGGAGGCCTATAAATCAATAGCCTTAGAGACTCATCCAGATGCTGGAGGATCAACAGATCAAATGAGAAAATTAAATGAAGCGTATCAATTGCTAAAAAATCTATATAGAAATTAG
- the pheT gene encoding phenylalanine--tRNA ligase subunit beta, whose protein sequence is MKVSQNWLKNLVEITSTPEDLSEKLSIGGFEVESLEDCSENVNGVVLGKVLSVLKHEGSDKLSICQVDIGNSKNLQIICGAHNIKPNIYVYVATVGAKLNAVDLTIKRSEIRGVMSEGMICSLQELGLEDSSEGIEIIDEDLALKHELGTPGSDLLELNDFIYDLAITANRPDGMSVIGIAREISALLESNLNFPELSHKYNIHVLKGIKLCPEAIGSNCIYTISCIDGVNGEKLSPNWLKDRIEKSGIKSINLLVDLTNYILLEQGQPLHAFDKDKLSNLIGKEVSPEDFSVRKGKDNESLICLDGKEYDLNDNITVITCCDKPVAIAGVIGGLETSVTNTTSSIYLEGAVFNPVTIRKSSKAVGIRTESSSRFEKGISSKNTISAVTRAINLLEEYFSINSPIINTSNLISNEDIFIKLRRNRIHKILGPLIINDQYEKRNLSDNEIVDKLTLIGCTLKNKEYGWDVAVIPNRSHDLIREIDLIEEIARLIGYDRFDLKLPNPIKPGKLSSEQLALRKVKNGFIENGFNEVLSYSLVPEDNEKLIKISNPLLLETSCLRDSIWKEHLEIVNRNIKAGQASCYIFEIGNVFQMKTEFIQEEVLNGAIYGNKKFGKWINSGKDSDLNYYQARGKLKEALSSLNIKIEDKPTDSIDFLHPGRTAKLVIEGKDTGYFGEIHPKLLLEKKSLKKVYLFNINVSNLLGASTRKNKWIPIYKQYPIVPKMERDINFVFSKKFLISEITSQIRKTGKNLLEEVNLLDVFEDAKFGDDHISYTFRLSYRDKDKTLLDSDISSIHSNIISNIEKCFNTKLRN, encoded by the coding sequence ATGAAAGTTTCTCAAAATTGGTTGAAAAATTTAGTAGAAATTACTTCTACTCCTGAAGATCTCTCTGAGAAATTGTCTATAGGTGGATTTGAGGTCGAATCGTTAGAAGATTGTTCAGAAAATGTAAATGGTGTTGTTTTGGGTAAGGTATTATCCGTTTTAAAACACGAAGGATCTGACAAACTTTCAATTTGCCAAGTCGATATTGGTAATTCAAAGAATTTACAAATTATCTGTGGTGCGCACAATATTAAACCAAATATTTATGTTTATGTTGCTACTGTCGGCGCAAAATTAAATGCAGTTGATTTAACTATTAAAAGAAGTGAAATTAGAGGTGTCATGAGTGAAGGAATGATATGTTCACTGCAGGAACTGGGTTTAGAAGACTCTAGCGAAGGGATAGAGATTATCGATGAAGATTTAGCCTTAAAACATGAATTGGGCACTCCAGGGTCTGACTTGCTTGAATTAAATGATTTTATATATGATTTAGCCATTACAGCTAATAGACCTGACGGAATGTCTGTTATAGGTATAGCCCGTGAAATTTCTGCTCTTTTAGAATCCAACTTAAATTTTCCAGAATTAAGCCATAAATACAATATTCATGTACTTAAGGGAATTAAACTTTGTCCAGAGGCTATAGGATCTAATTGCATTTATACAATAAGCTGCATTGATGGAGTAAATGGAGAGAAATTATCGCCAAATTGGCTTAAAGACCGTATAGAAAAATCAGGTATAAAATCAATTAATCTTCTAGTTGATTTGACAAATTATATTCTTTTAGAACAAGGTCAACCTTTGCATGCTTTTGATAAAGATAAATTATCAAACTTAATTGGTAAGGAAGTTTCTCCAGAAGATTTCTCTGTAAGAAAAGGCAAGGATAACGAAAGCCTTATTTGCTTAGATGGTAAAGAATATGACTTAAATGACAATATCACAGTTATTACTTGTTGTGATAAACCTGTAGCTATTGCTGGGGTGATAGGCGGTTTAGAGACTTCTGTAACTAATACTACCTCTTCTATTTACCTTGAAGGCGCTGTTTTTAATCCAGTTACTATAAGAAAATCTTCAAAGGCGGTTGGCATAAGGACAGAATCTAGCAGCAGGTTTGAAAAAGGGATTTCATCAAAAAATACCATAAGTGCCGTAACAAGGGCAATTAATCTTTTAGAAGAATATTTTTCTATAAATTCACCAATCATCAATACTTCCAATTTAATAAGTAATGAGGATATATTTATTAAACTACGAAGAAATCGAATACATAAAATTCTTGGTCCATTAATAATTAACGATCAATATGAAAAAAGAAATTTATCTGATAATGAAATAGTTGATAAATTAACACTCATAGGTTGTACTTTAAAGAATAAAGAATATGGCTGGGATGTAGCAGTAATTCCAAACAGATCACATGATTTAATAAGAGAAATAGATTTAATTGAAGAAATAGCGAGATTAATAGGGTATGACAGATTCGACTTAAAACTTCCTAATCCAATTAAGCCTGGAAAATTGTCATCAGAACAGTTGGCATTGAGAAAAGTAAAAAATGGTTTTATAGAAAATGGTTTTAACGAGGTACTAAGCTACTCTCTTGTTCCTGAAGATAATGAAAAACTTATAAAGATTTCTAATCCTTTGTTATTAGAGACAAGCTGTCTTAGAGATAGTATCTGGAAAGAACATTTGGAGATAGTGAACCGTAATATAAAAGCTGGACAAGCAAGTTGTTATATATTTGAAATTGGAAATGTTTTTCAAATGAAAACTGAATTCATTCAGGAAGAAGTTCTGAATGGTGCGATTTATGGAAATAAAAAATTTGGAAAATGGATAAATTCGGGTAAGGATAGCGATCTTAATTATTACCAGGCCAGAGGAAAGTTAAAGGAGGCTTTATCATCTTTGAACATAAAAATTGAAGATAAACCTACTGATTCAATTGATTTTCTTCATCCAGGAAGAACAGCGAAATTAGTTATTGAAGGAAAAGATACGGGTTATTTTGGAGAAATACATCCCAAACTATTATTAGAAAAGAAGTCATTAAAAAAAGTTTATTTATTTAACATAAATGTTTCAAACCTCTTGGGAGCTAGTACAAGAAAAAACAAATGGATTCCAATATATAAGCAATACCCAATTGTTCCGAAAATGGAAAGGGATATAAATTTTGTTTTCAGTAAGAAATTTTTAATTAGCGAAATAACATCACAGATAAGAAAAACAGGAAAAAATCTCTTAGAGGAAGTAAATTTACTTGATGTTTTTGAAGATGCTAAATTTGGAGATGATCATATAAGTTATACATTTAGATTATCTTATAGAGATAAAGATAAAACATTACTAGACTCGGACATTTCATCAATACATTCAAATATCATTTCTAACATTGAAAAATGTTTTAATACTAAATTGAGGAATTAA
- the rpmG gene encoding 50S ribosomal protein L33, producing MAKKGTRVVVTLECTEARTSTDPKRSNGVSRYTTEKNRRNTTERLELKKFNPHLNRMTIHKEIK from the coding sequence ATGGCCAAAAAAGGGACAAGAGTTGTAGTGACCCTGGAATGTACTGAAGCTAGGACAAGCACAGATCCTAAGAGATCAAATGGTGTCTCAAGATATACTACTGAAAAGAATCGTAGAAATACAACTGAAAGATTAGAACTTAAAAAGTTTAATCCTCATTTAAACAGAATGACAATTCACAAAGAAATTAAGTAA
- the rpsR gene encoding 30S ribosomal protein S18, producing the protein MPNSIFKKQLSPIKPGDPIDYKDVELLKKFITERGKILPRRMTGLTSKQQRDLTLAVKRARIVALLPFVNPEG; encoded by the coding sequence ATGCCTAATTCAATTTTTAAAAAACAATTATCACCCATCAAACCTGGAGATCCTATTGACTATAAGGATGTAGAACTACTAAAAAAATTCATAACTGAGAGGGGCAAAATCCTACCAAGAAGGATGACAGGTTTAACCTCTAAGCAACAAAGAGATCTTACATTAGCTGTAAAGAGAGCAAGAATTGTAGCTCTTTTACCCTTCGTAAATCCTGAAGGTTAA
- a CDS encoding ribonuclease catalytic domain-containing protein — protein MKDLTNLKTYIIDSDNPHEVDDAISLEIKEGNKKNLWIHISNPCKLFLHNSIVDVDARRKNSSLYMTDQYVPMLPNGILEKANLAQNKISETISASIEFNDDGSINNYEIIEALIKPKYQLTYEDANEILELEPREEIELVQIKKLLEKSIKHRKKQGAIIFESPNSKIKLNRDKIIINKLEKTISQIIVAESMILMGYVTSLFINKFNLAAAYRIQKINCNPLEILNRYKDSEIKYIILKQYMGRSYISTKPGKHESLGLQMYVQCTSPLRRYLDLIIQRQVYNKINNYELLSINSISEIIDYSRNKQSENNNILKNDKFKYLALFFKNENKPFYKIIFVKWINHKRNIALVYFQEYSLELLITLFISIEIYSNKLYKIKYCNNEKSLLEFIY, from the coding sequence TTGAAAGATTTAACTAATTTAAAAACATATATCATTGACTCTGATAATCCACATGAGGTTGATGATGCTATTTCATTAGAAATAAAAGAAGGAAATAAAAAAAATTTATGGATACATATTAGTAATCCATGCAAACTTTTTTTGCATAACTCTATTGTTGATGTAGATGCAAGAAGGAAAAATAGCAGTTTATATATGACGGATCAATATGTCCCAATGTTACCTAATGGAATTCTTGAAAAGGCAAATTTAGCTCAAAATAAAATTTCAGAAACTATTAGCGCATCGATAGAATTCAACGACGATGGTTCTATAAATAATTATGAAATAATTGAAGCATTAATTAAACCTAAATACCAATTAACATATGAAGATGCGAATGAAATTTTGGAATTAGAACCTAGAGAAGAAATTGAATTAGTCCAAATTAAAAAATTATTAGAAAAAAGTATTAAACATAGAAAAAAACAAGGAGCAATTATTTTTGAAAGTCCTAATAGTAAAATTAAATTAAATAGAGATAAAATTATAATAAATAAATTAGAAAAAACAATATCACAAATTATAGTTGCAGAATCAATGATATTAATGGGTTATGTAACAAGTTTATTTATTAATAAATTTAATTTAGCGGCTGCTTATAGAATTCAAAAAATAAATTGTAATCCACTTGAAATACTTAATAGATACAAAGATAGTGAGATAAAATATATAATATTAAAACAATACATGGGAAGAAGTTATATATCAACTAAGCCCGGAAAACATGAATCTTTAGGCCTTCAAATGTACGTACAATGTACTTCCCCATTACGAAGATATTTAGATTTAATTATACAAAGACAAGTATATAATAAAATAAATAATTATGAACTTCTAAGTATTAATTCTATTTCTGAAATAATTGATTATTCAAGAAATAAACAATCAGAAAATAATAATATATTGAAAAATGATAAATTCAAATATTTAGCATTATTTTTTAAAAATGAAAATAAACCTTTTTATAAAATAATATTTGTTAAGTGGATTAATCATAAAAGAAATATTGCTTTAGTTTATTTTCAAGAGTATTCACTAGAATTACTCATAACACTTTTTATATCTATAGAAATATATAGTAATAAACTTTATAAAATTAAATATTGTAATAATGAAAAAAGTCTTTTAGAGTTTATTTATTAA